DNA from Candidatus Cloacimonas acidaminovorans str. Evry:
GTGGAGGAAATAGTGATGATTTCAGGGTTATCCACAATTTTTTGCAAACGGTTTGCGGTAAAAGTATTCTGTTTTAAGAAACGCATTGCTTCCATTGCTTTAGCACTGCTGCTGTAAATAATTTCTACACTCAGTTGTCTATAAAATATCAATTCGTTGTTTAAAGGATAATAGGAAAATGGACTTATTGCCGAAAAAACTATCGGCTGTCCGCACATAAAAGAAGTAATCAATCCGTTATCCGTATTTTGAGGATAGGGAAGAGGCGAATCATAAACTTCCGCATTGGGCTTATCCGGTGTTTCCAATATTATATGTGAAAAAGGATATTGCCTTTGAATCGGAGCGATGGGTTTATCTAAAGTGTAAGTAACAGGATTATATCTGTTAACTACAATTTTTTCTGCTTCAAAACCTGCCGGTAATAAAAGTTTTATCCCTAACCAGGGCAAATCTGGATTTCCAGGTTGACCCCAACTCTGAGCTTTTTCCAAACTTACTTTCGTGTATTGTTCTTTTGCCTCAATTTTCGGTGTCTCCAAGGAGTAATTCATCGTTACTCCAGCTATAAGAACCGCTGTTGAAAACAAGAGTATCACCAATAATGCTATGTTTTTCATAGCTTCCTACCTTTCTGCTGTAATTTTTCTTCTCTTTTATTTTATGCAATGCTTGTTCCATTTTCTGAAAATAATTCATAGTTCTTTAACTTTTGGTTTATAATTATAAAATACAGAGGGCAGAAAACATTTTTAATTGCTTTCGTATTTGATAATATCCCTATTTTATTATCCCTTCTTTTCCGAAGCAAATAACTATGTTAAATTACACTCCCTTGCTACTATTTTTCTGCTTTTAGTGGCTTTTTAGCGATTATTTTTTTTCCTTACTTAAAGTTAGTTTCTTTAGGAATAGAAGTTCCCTAACAATGTTTCTCAACCTTGTTATAGAATTCATTGCAATTTATATAGTTACAAGTGCTTCCTTACTGCCCACCCATCATCCTCTAATCATTCACTCAACCTCAACCCATACAAAGCTTGGGTTGTGTATCGGAGAATATAAAGTGGTATTTGAGTGGGGAGTAGGGAAGAAGCTGGATTTGACATAATTTCAAGAGATTATAAATATGGTAAAAAAGGCATCGGATTGCCAGATTCCTATTTTATAAATACGAAGTAAATTTATTCTTAAGTAAATTTGTTATTTGCAGTATAATTGAATTTGCCTACTCCTTGTTTTCATTTACAAGGTTGGGAATTCACCAAAACCTTTATTTTCTGTGGAAATCGGGAAAGGAAAGATTGTTCTTGACAGGAATTTGAGTTTAAAGTAAAAGGAAAATGTGAATGAAGTAAAGAATAATATTGAAGTTCTTGGATATAAGTTAGAACTCTGAAGGTGTGTTTAATAAAAGCGAAAAAAACTATATAGAATAAAAAATAAAATATTTTTTTGTGTTTGAGGAGAGGAATGTGGATAGTAGCTTAAGGCAAGGCGTTATTTTAAGAACAACGGAAAACGCTTTAAAAAAGACGGATTTTGGAGTAGTATCTATTTCCAAGTATAACGCCTTGCGCTTTCATAATATTCTTTCTTCAAATGATTCCTTTTCCAGTGAAGATTATTTATTCCTACTTATGCTCAATTTATGCAATTATATCCAGCTTAAAATTGATTGGTCTGGGTATTCGTGTTTGCTTCCTCTTACAATTTCAACACTAGAAGGGAACAGGAAATATTGCTCTTTTTTGGCTGAAAAAATATCTTTAAGGAGGCATAAGTTATGAATCGGAAAGTTTTATTTTTATTCCTATTATTTTTAATCGGGATTTTCTTCTTATGTTGGGGAGAACAAGTCACGATTGGAAATCCTGCTTCGGCAACTTATGGCTTAATTCCGATAAACAGGCATCACAATTATTCCACTTACGAAATGTTGTATACCGCAGCGGAACTGCAGTCTGAGTGTTTGATCAATAAGATTGCATTCTACAAGCGCCACGGAAATCCTTCATTATTAATTTCCAATGTAAGCATTTATATGAAGGTATCATCTGCAACCAGTTTATCTGAAGGAGAAATTTCACCACCCTACTCTGAATATCAGCTTGTTTACAGTGGCAATTTTCCGAACAATTTTGGCTCTTCAGGTTGGGCAGAGGTTACTCTTTTTGATCCCTATCCTTATAATGCTACGGGAAATCTGCATATTCTTGTTGTAAAAGGTTTTGAGGAATGGTCAACTGATAGGCCCGATTATACCTATTCTTCTACAGGATCAACATATCTCTGCCGGGGGAGTTATTCTGATGACTTTCAACCGACCTATTTAACTCCTACTTATAATAGGCCTGTAATTCGTTTTGATGCGGAGTTTTTAATTGAAAATGAACCTCCTCTTCCTCCGATCAATCCTTTTCCGGCAAATTCGGCTATTGATATATTAAAAAATATAACTCTGCATTGGCGTAGTGGAGGAGGTTGTCCTTCTCACTATGATGTTTATTTTGGCGATACTTCCAATCCGGTAAAAGTTATATCACTTCTGAATGGAACAAATTTTAATCCTGGGGTTCTGGAATATGGAAAGACCTATTACTGGAAGATTGATCCCTATAATATTTATGGCTATGCTTCAGATAAATATGAGCTTGAAGTATGGTCATTTACGGTAATGAATGACCCAACCTTAACCCGAAATGATTTACCCTATTTGCAAACCTTTGATAATGAATGGTCAGGTAGTCCTCCCTCTCCTTTAGGTTGGATAGTAATAAATGCTAATAATGATGATTATACTTGGAGGCAAACTAACGAATGTAATATTCCCGCCTATTCCGAACCCTATGCTGCTCAAGGGATGGGAAATACTGATGATTATCTTATTTCTCCACCTTTGGATTTAACAGCAGTTAATATAAAAATAAAATGGTATGATATGGTAGAAAGTGCCCAATATCCTAATTCCTATAAAGTTTTGCTTTCTACTACCGATTCAGATATCTCTTCTTTTACGGAAGAATTAGCTGTTTTTACCTGTTATAATACTGAATGGATGGAACATAGCTTGGATTTGAGCACTTACAGAGACCATCATATTTATCTTGCTTTTTACCAATATGCTTCCACAGCAACAAATTGGAGTTTCGGAATTGATGATTTCCAGATTGAAAAGCTGCCTGATGTGCCAATTCTGAATTATTCACCTACAGAAATTATTTTTCCCTTTACCCCTGTTAATACTCCTTCCAGCTATTTAAATGTTACCATTACCAATACGGGAGAGGGAATTATAGACCTTACGGAGGATAATTTTACGCTTTTAGGCAACTATGATGATTTTGAGGTTGATTATTCCAATCTTGCTGCACATTTGGAAACAGATCAAAGTGTTAATATTCCGGTTCGTTTCTATCCTCGCTCCTTTGGAGAAAAAATTGCCATTTTGCGAATTAATTATAGTTCTCGGACTCAGTATGATGTAATTCTTAAAGGAACTACATACTTTGAGGGTCTTCTTATGGAGGATTTTGAAGATGACTTTCTGCCGGTGGGATGGACAAAATATGTTAATAATAATAACGATATTATTCAAAGTAATGACAATAACCACACATTTAATGGACAATTTTCAGCCCGATTTAGTTCTCTTGAGGTTTCAAACGATTATAACCAATACTTGTTTAGTCCTCCTGTTTTAATCAATGCTTTTCACCATAATCTTTCGTTCTGGCATCTGAAACAAAATAGTGAAGAGACCTTGGAATGGGGTATTGCAACGGATACTAGTCCTGAAAATTATGACTGGAAACCCGTTAATCTCAGCTGTGTTTCCTGGCAAAAGACCCAAATGGACTTGAAAGATTATGCGGATCAAATGGTCTATTTGGGATTTCATTATTATGGAAATAATTCTCAGTCAGTTTATCTTGATGATGTTCATATCTCATGTGATATTCCAGCTAATTATCCTACAGAAATAGATGGAATAACCATAACTTCCACTATCCATCTAAATATTAATAATGCTGTAACTGCTACTCATCCATTAGTGATGGCATTACCGAATTATAATAATCTAAACGCTCCTATTGTGCTTGGCTTATTAGGTTCTGGAAAAGGGAATTTATCTCTAAAACTCAGTTCCGGAAATTGGTATTGCCTAATTTACCATAGTGGACAGTGGCATTATGGAAGTTCTTATCCCTGCAATATAACCGAAGGGAATACCGGCATAGTAAATATATCTAATGTGGAATTTGGAGCTAAGAATGATGTTATTTTAGTAATTGAAGAAGGCATTGATCCTACTTTGCCGGTAAACCTATCCCGTTTTACGGCAGTAGTAACCTCCGAAAATTTTGTTATTATTTCCTGGACTGCAGAAAGTGAAACTAATCATTCCGGCTATAATATTTTGCGTAGTGAAGATAAAGATTTACAAAATGCTATTATGATCAACGGTTCTATAATCAATAAAGGTTCTTCTGAAGGAACTCAGATTAAATATAATTACACGGATTTTGAGGTGTATACGAATATGATTTATTATTATTGGCTGGAAAGCGTTTCCCTGGATGGAAACAGTGAATTTTACGGTCCTATAACAGTTATTATTGGTGATCCAACTCAAGAACCGGTTCCTCCAACTGTTCCGATGGTTACAAAATTGTATAATGCTTTCCCCAATCCTTTTAATCCGAATACCAATATTCGCTATTCCCTGAAAGAAGCTGGAAAAGTTAAAATTGAAATATACAATATGAAGGGACAAAAAATTAAAACCTACAATCTGGAACACACAAGTCCTGGTTACTATCAGGTTTCCTGGGATAGCTGTGATGACAAGGGAAGAAGCGTTGCCAGTGGAATCTATCTGTATCGTTTATCCACCGGTAATTATACTTCCGCTAAAAAGATGGTCTTAGCTAAATAATGTAGAATGTAAAATGAATTTAAGAAAGGTTTAGAAGGTTGAAAGGGTTTATAAGGTTTAGATAGTTGATAAGGTTTAGAAAGTTGAGAATGTTGAGAAGGTTTAGAGGGTTGAGATTACATAAAAGCCCGTGACACAATGATAGCGATGGTGGCGTAAGCCCCTCGGTGGATAAAAGCCCCAATTTTTATTCTTTTTAATTTCACTTTTCCTGGTTTTCAAATCCGGAAGGTTGATATTTTCGTTAGTCAAATGAACAATTAGGGCATCGTTATTCCGGAATTGTATAGACGGAGTTGCGTACTTTTTTACGATGTCCAAACTTTGTTTCACCTTTCCACTTTTCCATTTTTCCACTTGCTTGCGGAGGAACAGCGTCCTCCGACTACACAGTGTTGACTCCGGACTTTTTTTATTGACCAGGAGGTCAACCTTTCGTGGATAATTCCTGCTTGACAAAAAAGAGCAGTTTTAGGGCATAGGCAATATGAAAACACATAAAGCAATAGCATTATTTTCCGGTGGACTGGATAGTATTCTGGCAGTTAAATGGATGCAAAGTAAAGGATATGCAGTTCATCCGGTATTTTTTAAAGCTCCGTATTTGCTTCCGGAACGGGCAATTAATTATGCCGCTAAAAATGCTATTGATTTGGAAGTAATAGATGTTTCGGAAGAACATATAAAGTTACTGAATAATCCGGTTTATGGTTTTGGTAAAGGATTAAATCCTTGTATTGATTGTCACGGTTTTATGTTTAAAAAAGCGGCAGAACTGATGCCGTATAGAGATGCAGATTTTCTTATCAGTGGCGAGGTTTTGGGGCAGCGTCCTAAAAGTCAAAAACGAAATGCTATGAATAATGTAAGTAAACTTAGCGGTGTAAAGGACTTAATCGTAAGGCCCTTGTCGCAAAATTTACTTCCTGATACATTACCTCTTAGAGAGGGTTGGATTGCTAAAAAAGATATGTTATCTATTCAGGGTCGTGGTCGTTTGGCTCAATTAGCTCTGGCAGAAGAATTAGGAATAGTTGATTTTCCTTCTCCTGCTGGTGGTTGTTTACTTACGGATCGTAATTATTGTTTACGCTTACAAGACCTGAAAAAGCATCAGCAGGATGATTTGCACTCAATAAACTTACTTGCTTATGGTCGTCATTTTCGCTTGACGGAAGAGGTAAAATTGATTATAGGAAGAGATGAAGCAGAAAATGAAACACTTAAAAACATCTTTCGGGAAGGATTGATGCTACAGGCACAGGATTATATGGGACCTTTAGGATTTATTACCGGAAAACTTAATTTTGCTACTTTAGATTTGGCACTGGCAATCTTTATACTGTATCATCCCAAAGTGCCCAAATCTGCAAATATTGAGGTTTGGAGGATTAGCAATAAACAAATTATCAGTCAGACGATAAAAACTGCTACTAAAGGGGATAGAGAGATAATCAATAAATACCTGATTTCATATTTGTAAGAAAGGGATACAAAAATGATAAAAATAGAAAGCACTGTTTTGCTGGAGAGCTTTCAAACCAACACTTATCTGCTTTGGGATAGCATTAGTGCAGAGGCATTTTTAATTGATCCTGCTATCCCGAGTGAAACATTTCTGCAGCGGATTAAACAATTGGAATTGAAAGTAAAAATGATTATTAATACCCATGGCCATGCAGATCATATTGGCGGAAATTTATATTTTGCCAAGGCATTGAATTGTCCGGTTGCAATTCATCTTGCGGATGCTGAAATGCTTACCAATAATGCCAAAAATTTCAGTACCTATATGGGTTTTGAGCTAAATTTATCAGCTCCTCAAGTTATTCTGCACGATGGTGATGAGCTTTTCCTTGGTTCCGAAAAGGTAAAAGTTATCCATACACCGGGTCATACAGAAGGCAGTATTTGTCTTCTAACAGGAAAATATCTGATTAGCGGAGATACTTTATTTGAACAAAGCATAGGCAGAACTGATTTTCCGGGAGGAAGCCATACTGCTATAATTAATTCCATTAAAAATAAACTCTTTATTTTAGATGATGATGTTCTGGTTTTTCCGGGGCATGGTCCTACCACCTCCATTGGCTTGGAAAAGGTCAATAATCCTTTTGTAAATTAGGTTTACCAATGCATAATAAAGTTTTGATTTTAGATTTTGGTTCTCAATATACGCAATTGATAGCCCGAAAAGTGCGTTCTTTAAACATCTACTGCGAGATTCAACCCTATCAGATAAGTTTAGAACAAATACAATCCTTTGCTCCGCAAGCAATTATACTTTCAGGAAGTCCATCTAGTTCAAGTAAAAAAAATTCACCCAAGCCGGAGGAAGGAATTTGGCAACTTGGCATTCCCATTTTGGGAATCTGTTATGGAATGCAATTATTGGTAACTCATTATGGGGGAACAATTCTACCATCAGATAAAAGAGAATATGGCTCTGCAATATTAAATATCATTAACCATAATGAATTACTTGCAGGATTGGGAGATAGGGAAGAGGTCTGGATGAGCCATAGTGACGCTGTTTCCAGTTTACCCGAATGCTTTTCTGTTTTAGCAAAAACGGATCAATCCCCTTATGCTGTAATAGCTCATAAGGAATTACCTTTTTATGGCTTGCAGTTTCATCCGGAAGTAGCGAACACAAAAAACGGAATAAAAGTATTAGAGAATTTTCTGATTAGGATTGGAAAAATAACTGCGAACTGGACTCCGAATGCCTTTATCAATGAAAATATTGAGAAAATAAGAAAACAGGTAGGCAACCAAAAAGTTCTATTGGGATTAAGTGGAGGGGTTGATTCTTCAGTTACTGCGGTTTTACTTTATAAAACAATCGGAAATCAGC
Protein-coding regions in this window:
- a CDS encoding T9SS-dependent choice-of-anchor J family protein, whose protein sequence is MNRKVLFLFLLFLIGIFFLCWGEQVTIGNPASATYGLIPINRHHNYSTYEMLYTAAELQSECLINKIAFYKRHGNPSLLISNVSIYMKVSSATSLSEGEISPPYSEYQLVYSGNFPNNFGSSGWAEVTLFDPYPYNATGNLHILVVKGFEEWSTDRPDYTYSSTGSTYLCRGSYSDDFQPTYLTPTYNRPVIRFDAEFLIENEPPLPPINPFPANSAIDILKNITLHWRSGGGCPSHYDVYFGDTSNPVKVISLLNGTNFNPGVLEYGKTYYWKIDPYNIYGYASDKYELEVWSFTVMNDPTLTRNDLPYLQTFDNEWSGSPPSPLGWIVINANNDDYTWRQTNECNIPAYSEPYAAQGMGNTDDYLISPPLDLTAVNIKIKWYDMVESAQYPNSYKVLLSTTDSDISSFTEELAVFTCYNTEWMEHSLDLSTYRDHHIYLAFYQYASTATNWSFGIDDFQIEKLPDVPILNYSPTEIIFPFTPVNTPSSYLNVTITNTGEGIIDLTEDNFTLLGNYDDFEVDYSNLAAHLETDQSVNIPVRFYPRSFGEKIAILRINYSSRTQYDVILKGTTYFEGLLMEDFEDDFLPVGWTKYVNNNNDIIQSNDNNHTFNGQFSARFSSLEVSNDYNQYLFSPPVLINAFHHNLSFWHLKQNSEETLEWGIATDTSPENYDWKPVNLSCVSWQKTQMDLKDYADQMVYLGFHYYGNNSQSVYLDDVHISCDIPANYPTEIDGITITSTIHLNINNAVTATHPLVMALPNYNNLNAPIVLGLLGSGKGNLSLKLSSGNWYCLIYHSGQWHYGSSYPCNITEGNTGIVNISNVEFGAKNDVILVIEEGIDPTLPVNLSRFTAVVTSENFVIISWTAESETNHSGYNILRSEDKDLQNAIMINGSIINKGSSEGTQIKYNYTDFEVYTNMIYYYWLESVSLDGNSEFYGPITVIIGDPTQEPVPPTVPMVTKLYNAFPNPFNPNTNIRYSLKEAGKVKIEIYNMKGQKIKTYNLEHTSPGYYQVSWDSCDDKGRSVASGIYLYRLSTGNYTSAKKMVLAK
- a CDS encoding tRNA (5-methylaminomethyl-2-thiouridylate)-methyltransferase / fibronectin/fibrinogen-binding protein, whose amino-acid sequence is MKTHKAIALFSGGLDSILAVKWMQSKGYAVHPVFFKAPYLLPERAINYAAKNAIDLEVIDVSEEHIKLLNNPVYGFGKGLNPCIDCHGFMFKKAAELMPYRDADFLISGEVLGQRPKSQKRNAMNNVSKLSGVKDLIVRPLSQNLLPDTLPLREGWIAKKDMLSIQGRGRLAQLALAEELGIVDFPSPAGGCLLTDRNYCLRLQDLKKHQQDDLHSINLLAYGRHFRLTEEVKLIIGRDEAENETLKNIFREGLMLQAQDYMGPLGFITGKLNFATLDLALAIFILYHPKVPKSANIEVWRISNKQIISQTIKTATKGDREIINKYLISYL
- a CDS encoding MBL fold metallo-hydrolase, whose amino-acid sequence is MIKIESTVLLESFQTNTYLLWDSISAEAFLIDPAIPSETFLQRIKQLELKVKMIINTHGHADHIGGNLYFAKALNCPVAIHLADAEMLTNNAKNFSTYMGFELNLSAPQVILHDGDELFLGSEKVKVIHTPGHTEGSICLLTGKYLISGDTLFEQSIGRTDFPGGSHTAIINSIKNKLFILDDDVLVFPGHGPTTSIGLEKVNNPFVN